TGGCTCAACGCCGCCATCATCATTGTGATCGTGCTGGGCAGCATCGGGCTGGACTTCTACCAGACCCGGCGCTCTCAGGTGGCCGCCGAGTCGCTGCGTTCTCAGGTCGCGCCCACGGCCACGGCCAAACGGGACGGCGTCTGGAGCGAACTGCCAAGGTCAGCGCTGGTGCTGGGCGACCTGATTCGCCTGACAGCAGGCATGCTGGTTCCCGCCGACGCGCAGCTCCTGACGGCCACCGATCTGCACGTCCAGCAGTCGGCCCTGACCGGTGAATCGATGCCGGTGGAGAAGACGGCCAGCCTGAGCGGTTCAGCGGCGCTGGACAACTCCACTCCAGAAAATCCAGCCGACGCCAGCAATCTGGTGTTCGTGGGGTCGAGCGTGGTCAGTGGGCGGGCCGAGGCGCTGGTAAGCGCCACCGGCGCACGCACCACCTTCGGCGGCATCGTGACCAGCTTGGCCCGCCGCGCCCCGGAGACCGAGTTCGAGCGCGGCATGAAGTCGTTCAGCTTGTTCATCGTGCAGATCGTGCTGTTTCTGACGCTGTTCGTGTTCGCGGTCAATACGCTCCATAAACGCGACCCGCTCCAGTCGCTGCTGTTCGCCGTGGCGCTGGCGGTGGGCCTGACGCCGGAGTTCTTGCCGATGATCACCACCATCACGCTGTCAAACGGGGCGAGCCGCATGGCGAAGAAAAAGGTGATCGTCAAGAACTTGTCGAGCATCCAGAATTTCGGGCAGATGGATACGCTGTGCAGCGACAAGACCGGCACGCTGACGGGCGGCGTGATGACGCTGGCGGGCCGCCTGGACCCGGCGGGCGCGCCTTCCGAGCGCGTCTTTATGCTCGCTTACCTCAACAGCTTGTTCGAGACCGGCATCACCAATCCGCTCAATACCGCCATCCTCGACACCTCTGCTTCCGGCATCAAGGGGGCTGACCCGCTGGATCAGGCCATTCTGAACGCCGATCACCCGGACGTGCAGCTGTACCGCAAGCAGGACGAAATGCCGTTCGATTTTGAGCGGCGGCGGGCTTCGGTGGTGGTCACCAAGGCAGGCAAAAGCGGCCACCTGATGCTGACCAAGGGGGCACCGGAGAGCGTGCTGGCGGTCTGTACCACTTATGAGCACAGTGGTGAGGATGAACAGAATGCAGGTGCGCTGCCGCTGGACGCCGCCGCCCAGGCCCGTATCTCGGCGGTCTATCAGGGCTTCTCCGCCCAGGGCTTGCGGGTCATCGCGGTGGCGCGGCGGGACATCCTGGAAGCAGATCAGCAGCCCGCCTACCAGGCCAGCGACGAGCATGATCTGACCCTGGTGGGCTTTGTGACCTTCCTCGACCCGCCGCTGCCCGACGCCCGTGAGGTGCTGGACGAACTGCGGGCCAAAGGCGTGGCCGTCAAGATTCTGACCGGCGACAACGAACTGGTCGCCCGGCACGTCTGCGAGGCCGTGGGGCTGGACGTGGGCCGGGTGGTGTTGGGCAGCGAACTGGCGGCCATGACCGACACCGCGCTGCTTCAGGTCGCCGAGGCCAACACGGTGTTTGCCCGCGTGGCTCCGGCCCAGAAAAACCGCATCATCTTGGCGCTCAAGGCCCGCAAGCACGTGGTCGGGTACATGGGCGACGGCATCAACGACGCGCCCAGCCTGCACACCGCCGACGTGGGCGTCAGCGTGGCCGGGGCCACCGACATCGCCAGAGACGCCGCCGACATCATCTTGCTGGAGCCGGGGCTGCGGGTGCTGCTCAGCGGCATTCTGGAAGGCCGCCGGGCTTACGGCAACGTCATGAAGTACCTGCTGATGGGCACCAGTTCC
The DNA window shown above is from Deinococcus detaillensis and carries:
- the mgtA gene encoding magnesium-translocating P-type ATPase, translated to WLNAAIIIVIVLGSIGLDFYQTRRSQVAAESLRSQVAPTATAKRDGVWSELPRSALVLGDLIRLTAGMLVPADAQLLTATDLHVQQSALTGESMPVEKTASLSGSAALDNSTPENPADASNLVFVGSSVVSGRAEALVSATGARTTFGGIVTSLARRAPETEFERGMKSFSLFIVQIVLFLTLFVFAVNTLHKRDPLQSLLFAVALAVGLTPEFLPMITTITLSNGASRMAKKKVIVKNLSSIQNFGQMDTLCSDKTGTLTGGVMTLAGRLDPAGAPSERVFMLAYLNSLFETGITNPLNTAILDTSASGIKGADPLDQAILNADHPDVQLYRKQDEMPFDFERRRASVVVTKAGKSGHLMLTKGAPESVLAVCTTYEHSGEDEQNAGALPLDAAAQARISAVYQGFSAQGLRVIAVARRDILEADQQPAYQASDEHDLTLVGFVTFLDPPLPDAREVLDELRAKGVAVKILTGDNELVARHVCEAVGLDVGRVVLGSELAAMTDTALLQVAEANTVFARVAPAQKNRIILALKARKHVVGYMGDGINDAPSLHTADVGVSVAGATDIARDAADIILLEPGLRVLLSGILEGRRAYGNVMKYLLMGTSSNFGNMFSMAGASVFLPFLPMLPTQILVNNFLYDLAQITIPSDNVDDAFIQKPHHWDIGLIRRFMFWIGPISSVYDFLTFYVLLRVFHAREAEFHTGWFIESLATQTLVIFVIRTFGNPLKSRPSRPLALAATLVVLVGALLPFTPLSGLLGFVPLPPLYFVFLIGATLTYLGLVELVKRRLFGQVMG